One Lacunisphaera limnophila DNA window includes the following coding sequences:
- the purE gene encoding 5-(carboxyamino)imidazole ribonucleotide mutase: protein MAKALVGIIMGSSSDWETMQHATTTLDALGVPYEKRVVSAHRTPKLMVSYAESAEKRGLKLIIAGAGGAAHLPGMTASLTTLPVLGVPVESKTLKGLDSLLSIAQMPGGVPVATFAIGKAGAINAALFAASLLAQSDPKTKRAWTAFRSAQTKKVLKTKLPA from the coding sequence ATGGCGAAAGCACTGGTTGGAATCATCATGGGCAGCTCCTCGGATTGGGAGACCATGCAGCATGCCACGACGACGTTGGATGCGCTCGGGGTTCCGTATGAGAAACGCGTGGTCAGTGCCCACCGCACCCCGAAGCTCATGGTGAGCTACGCCGAATCGGCCGAGAAGCGCGGGTTGAAACTCATCATCGCCGGCGCTGGCGGGGCCGCCCACCTGCCGGGGATGACCGCCTCGCTCACGACCCTGCCCGTGCTCGGGGTGCCGGTGGAATCGAAGACCCTCAAGGGCCTGGATTCCCTGCTCTCCATCGCCCAGATGCCGGGCGGCGTGCCGGTGGCCACGTTTGCCATCGGCAAGGCCGGGGCCATCAATGCCGCCCTGTTCGCCGCGTCGCTGCTGGCGCAGAGCGACCCGAAAACGAAGCGGGCGTGGACGGCTTTCCGGTCGGCCCAGACCAAGAAGGTCCTGAAGACCAAACTGCCGGCTTAA
- a CDS encoding RDD family protein produces the protein MKTVRHLSSFLFLLLTLGLTLGPVTHAQENTPAPVALESPHAPAEAPATPPLPAEPESTAAPEAGTAEVADAPVAAEGEMRELGSTEGQEPAVAEEQDSDSEQQHSRRRQGNERVSFGSDSILAAGDEAEAVISILGSSTSAGKVQEAVVSVLGSSRVTGGTVGDSVVSVMGNTYVNGHVQGEVVAVLGNIELGPEAIVDGEMVCVGGQITRDPKAVVRGNVQNIAVAGRHFDFSALTTWFTECVLYARPLAFHRDLFWAWMVAAGFLGFYVLIALLAPGGVVKCAETLEQRPGSSLLAALLTLLLTPVAYILLALLCFIAIGFVLIPVFSLGLFLAAIFGKIVMLAWLGRRFTKLLGDGPLAHPVFGVLIGGTIVLGLYTVPVLGFITYKLLGILGLGVVVYTIIRQIEASRPPKPVAVPAPAARDQMVAGLAGSTEAMPPPVSAAPPVISAVTLPRAGFWIRIAATLLDVVLVGILFGLLEGMLGWLFSFGGAFPLWFAVYNVAMWATKGTTIGGIVCGLKVVRLDDRPLDWSVAVVRALGAFLSLAVAGLGFIWVAFDDEKQSWHDKIAGTTIVKVPKGTALL, from the coding sequence ATGAAGACAGTTCGTCACCTCTCCTCTTTTCTGTTCCTGCTGCTGACCCTCGGCCTGACGCTCGGCCCGGTTACGCACGCCCAGGAAAACACGCCCGCCCCTGTTGCCCTCGAGTCCCCCCACGCGCCGGCGGAAGCCCCCGCCACCCCCCCGCTCCCCGCCGAGCCTGAATCGACAGCCGCGCCGGAGGCAGGGACAGCGGAAGTTGCGGACGCCCCCGTTGCGGCGGAAGGCGAGATGCGCGAGCTGGGCTCGACCGAAGGGCAGGAACCTGCCGTCGCGGAGGAGCAAGACTCCGATTCTGAACAGCAGCACTCGCGGCGCCGGCAGGGCAACGAGCGGGTCAGTTTCGGCAGCGACAGCATTCTGGCGGCGGGCGATGAGGCCGAGGCGGTGATCTCGATCCTCGGTTCCTCCACCTCCGCCGGCAAAGTGCAGGAGGCGGTGGTCTCCGTGCTGGGCAGCAGCCGGGTGACCGGCGGCACGGTGGGCGATTCCGTGGTCTCGGTCATGGGCAACACCTATGTGAACGGCCACGTGCAGGGAGAGGTGGTGGCCGTGCTCGGGAACATCGAGCTTGGGCCCGAGGCGATTGTGGACGGGGAGATGGTCTGCGTCGGCGGGCAAATCACCCGCGACCCCAAGGCCGTGGTGCGCGGCAATGTGCAGAACATTGCCGTTGCGGGCCGTCATTTCGATTTCAGCGCGCTGACCACCTGGTTCACCGAGTGCGTGCTCTATGCCCGCCCGCTAGCCTTCCACCGTGATCTGTTCTGGGCCTGGATGGTGGCCGCAGGCTTTCTTGGTTTCTACGTGCTCATCGCCCTGCTGGCCCCGGGTGGCGTGGTGAAGTGTGCCGAGACGCTCGAGCAACGGCCCGGCTCCTCGTTGCTGGCCGCGCTGCTGACCCTGTTGCTCACGCCCGTGGCCTACATTCTCCTGGCCCTGCTCTGTTTCATTGCGATCGGCTTCGTGCTCATCCCGGTGTTTTCGCTCGGACTGTTCCTCGCCGCCATCTTCGGCAAGATCGTGATGCTGGCCTGGCTCGGCCGGCGGTTCACCAAGCTGCTGGGTGATGGCCCGCTGGCCCATCCGGTGTTCGGCGTGCTGATCGGCGGCACGATCGTGCTCGGGCTCTACACGGTTCCGGTCCTGGGCTTCATCACTTACAAGCTGCTCGGTATCCTGGGCCTGGGCGTGGTGGTCTACACCATCATCCGCCAGATCGAGGCCAGCCGTCCGCCCAAGCCGGTGGCGGTCCCCGCGCCGGCCGCACGCGACCAGATGGTGGCAGGACTGGCTGGCTCCACCGAGGCGATGCCGCCGCCGGTCTCCGCCGCCCCGCCGGTCATCTCAGCGGTCACGCTGCCCCGGGCCGGGTTCTGGATCCGCATCGCCGCGACGCTGCTGGACGTGGTTCTCGTGGGTATCCTCTTCGGTCTGCTCGAAGGCATGCTCGGCTGGCTCTTCAGCTTCGGCGGAGCCTTCCCGCTGTGGTTCGCGGTTTACAACGTGGCCATGTGGGCCACCAAGGGCACGACCATCGGCGGCATCGTCTGCGGCCTGAAAGTGGTGCGGCTGGACGACCGGCCGCTCGACTGGAGCGTGGCGGTGGTGCGGGCCCTGGGCGCGTTCCTTTCCCTGGCGGTGGCCGGGTTGGGCTTCATCTGGGTGGCTTTCGACGACGAGAAGCAGAGCTGGCACGACAAGATCGCCGGCACGACCATCGTGAAGGTGCCGAAGGGCACGGCGCTGCTGTAA
- a CDS encoding RNA polymerase sigma factor, whose translation MRNYQDMVYSTAVRLIGNETQAEDIAQDVFIKAHEHFDNLRSSPTAGGWLKTVATNLSINHIQRYKKRWSFFSDLVHRSDEGEEKEVEFAAPDTFFSGVDSSERREWIERALEKLPDHQRIPLVLYHFEDLPYEDIAKKLGVSLSKVKTDILRGREALAKVLVRSGASHEQFQT comes from the coding sequence ATGCGCAACTACCAAGACATGGTCTATTCCACGGCCGTGCGTCTCATTGGCAACGAGACGCAGGCGGAGGATATTGCGCAGGATGTGTTCATCAAGGCCCACGAGCACTTCGACAATCTCCGTTCCAGCCCCACGGCCGGCGGGTGGCTCAAGACCGTGGCGACCAACCTTTCGATCAACCACATCCAGCGCTACAAGAAGCGCTGGAGCTTTTTCTCGGATCTCGTGCATCGCAGTGACGAGGGTGAGGAGAAGGAAGTGGAGTTCGCCGCCCCCGACACCTTTTTCAGCGGAGTCGATTCCAGCGAGCGGCGCGAATGGATTGAGCGGGCCCTGGAAAAGCTCCCCGACCACCAGCGGATCCCGCTGGTGCTTTATCATTTCGAGGACCTGCCCTACGAGGACATCGCGAAGAAGCTCGGCGTGTCGCTCAGCAAAGTGAAGACCGACATCCTCCGGGGCCGCGAGGCCCTGGCCAAGGTGCTGGTGCGCAGCGGCGCCAGCCACGAACAATTTCAAACCTGA
- the pruA gene encoding L-glutamate gamma-semialdehyde dehydrogenase: protein MSAFLPPDTTLESAIKSKGEQLFALMDQQPPPALFSKKGAYARLMEWSMKDPVFKTQLFRFVDVLPSLNSSAEIVRHLQEYLGDKAVELNPALKAGLAASSFAPALVATPVKAQIVDMASQFVAGETGEDLLKQIKRNTKLGLATTIDLLGETVLNDAEADVFLQRNLEILDSVSKFYAKEPTPSFSDLGPKGPLPRLNLSVKISALTPDVHPADPENSIAALKERFRPILRRAAAVGALINFDMESYKLKDLTLQLFKSIFEEPEFRQQPAIGIAIQAYLRDCESDLRDLVAWARRHNRPLSVRLVKGAYWDYETIIAQQRDWPVPVWQKKPESDANYEKLSLFLLENIDIVTPNFASHNVRSCAHVIAQAERLGIDPRAYEFQALYGMADELKLSLLQMGHRVREYCAIGELLPGMAYLVRRLLENTSNEGFLRIKNMGEATKDQLLGNPVNAIAAAPEPLARKPHAAGAFVNAANTDYTQAANRDKQRAALTACTAQLGKKWPLIINGKKITDRAYIPSVNPAKPSQIIGSWARATVADAESAVAASVAAFPKWRSTPIDDRARILERAADLMESRRLELNSLLILEAGKPWIEADGDISEAIDFCRFYAVEMRKLAKPVVTQSVPGERCVQTWTPRGVGVAIAPWNFPLAILTGLVVAPLVAGNCVIMKPAEQTSVIGAVLMDLLVESGVPAGVLHFVPGFGEDVGAHLVGHPQVDFVAFTGSRAVGCKIWETAGKTQPGQQTLKKVVCEMGGKNALVIDNDADLDEAIPAALYSAFGFSGQKCSALSRLIVLDEVYDHFIERFVSACGSYPIGDPAQPGTILGPVIDADAQKKILGIIEQGKKEAKLAFQGTAPAEGYFVPATVFVNVKPEHSIAREEIFGPVVAVLRAKNLDEAFALVNGTDYALTGGLFSRSPKALERAQNEMLVGNLYLNRACTGAIVERHPFGGFKMSGGGTKAGGKGYLENFLFPRSVAENVMRRGFTPPEEA, encoded by the coding sequence ATGTCTGCCTTTCTCCCCCCTGACACCACCCTCGAAAGCGCGATCAAGTCCAAGGGCGAACAGCTCTTCGCCCTCATGGACCAGCAGCCGCCCCCGGCCCTGTTCTCCAAGAAGGGCGCCTACGCCCGCCTGATGGAGTGGTCCATGAAGGACCCCGTCTTCAAGACCCAGCTCTTCCGCTTCGTCGACGTCCTGCCCTCGCTGAACTCGTCCGCCGAGATCGTCCGCCACCTGCAGGAATACCTCGGCGACAAGGCCGTCGAGCTCAACCCCGCCCTCAAGGCCGGCCTCGCCGCCTCCTCCTTCGCCCCCGCCCTCGTCGCCACGCCGGTCAAGGCGCAGATCGTGGACATGGCCAGCCAGTTCGTCGCCGGCGAAACCGGCGAGGACCTGCTCAAGCAGATCAAACGCAACACCAAGCTCGGCCTCGCCACCACCATCGACCTCCTCGGCGAGACCGTCCTCAACGACGCCGAGGCCGACGTGTTCCTCCAGCGCAACCTCGAGATCCTCGACTCGGTCTCGAAGTTCTACGCGAAGGAGCCGACGCCCTCCTTCAGCGACCTCGGACCCAAGGGGCCCCTGCCCCGCCTCAATCTCTCGGTCAAGATCTCCGCCCTCACCCCCGACGTCCACCCGGCCGACCCGGAGAATTCCATCGCCGCGCTCAAGGAGCGCTTCCGCCCGATTCTCCGCCGCGCCGCCGCGGTCGGCGCGCTCATCAACTTCGACATGGAGAGCTACAAGCTGAAGGACCTCACCCTCCAGCTCTTCAAGTCCATCTTCGAGGAGCCCGAGTTCCGTCAGCAGCCGGCCATCGGCATCGCCATCCAGGCCTACCTGCGCGACTGCGAGTCCGACCTCCGGGACCTCGTCGCCTGGGCCCGCCGGCACAACCGCCCGCTCAGCGTCCGCCTCGTCAAGGGCGCCTACTGGGACTACGAGACCATCATCGCCCAGCAGCGCGACTGGCCGGTCCCGGTCTGGCAGAAGAAGCCCGAGTCCGACGCCAACTACGAGAAGCTCTCCCTTTTCCTGCTCGAGAACATCGACATCGTCACGCCGAACTTCGCCTCGCACAACGTCCGCTCCTGCGCCCACGTCATCGCGCAGGCCGAGCGCCTCGGCATCGACCCGCGCGCCTACGAGTTCCAGGCGCTCTACGGCATGGCCGACGAGCTGAAGTTGTCGCTCCTCCAGATGGGCCACCGCGTCCGCGAATACTGCGCCATCGGCGAACTGCTCCCCGGCATGGCCTACCTCGTCCGCCGCCTCCTCGAGAACACTTCCAACGAGGGCTTCCTCCGCATCAAGAACATGGGCGAGGCCACCAAGGACCAGCTCCTCGGCAACCCCGTCAACGCCATCGCCGCCGCACCCGAACCGCTGGCACGCAAGCCGCATGCCGCCGGCGCCTTCGTCAATGCCGCCAACACCGACTACACGCAGGCCGCCAACCGCGACAAGCAGCGCGCCGCGCTCACCGCCTGCACGGCGCAGCTCGGCAAGAAGTGGCCGCTGATCATCAACGGTAAGAAGATTACCGACCGCGCCTACATTCCTTCCGTCAACCCGGCCAAGCCCTCGCAAATCATCGGGTCCTGGGCCCGCGCCACCGTCGCCGACGCCGAGTCCGCCGTCGCGGCCTCCGTGGCCGCTTTCCCGAAATGGCGCAGCACGCCAATCGACGACCGCGCCAGGATCCTCGAGCGCGCCGCCGACCTCATGGAGTCGCGCCGCCTCGAGCTGAATTCCCTCCTCATCCTCGAAGCCGGCAAGCCCTGGATCGAGGCCGACGGCGACATTTCCGAGGCGATCGACTTCTGCCGCTTCTACGCCGTCGAGATGCGCAAGCTCGCGAAGCCCGTTGTCACCCAGTCCGTCCCCGGCGAGCGCTGCGTGCAGACCTGGACGCCCCGCGGCGTCGGCGTCGCGATCGCGCCGTGGAACTTCCCGTTGGCCATTCTCACCGGCCTCGTCGTCGCCCCGCTCGTCGCGGGCAACTGCGTCATCATGAAACCCGCCGAGCAGACGTCCGTCATCGGCGCCGTGCTGATGGACCTCCTCGTCGAATCCGGCGTCCCCGCCGGCGTGCTGCACTTCGTCCCCGGCTTCGGCGAAGACGTCGGAGCCCACCTGGTCGGCCACCCGCAGGTCGATTTCGTCGCCTTCACCGGCTCGCGCGCCGTCGGCTGCAAGATCTGGGAAACCGCCGGTAAGACCCAACCCGGCCAGCAGACCCTGAAGAAGGTCGTCTGCGAGATGGGCGGCAAGAACGCGCTCGTCATCGACAACGACGCCGACCTCGACGAAGCCATCCCGGCCGCGCTCTACAGCGCCTTCGGTTTCAGCGGCCAGAAATGCTCCGCACTTTCCCGCCTGATCGTTCTCGACGAGGTGTATGACCATTTCATCGAGCGCTTCGTCTCGGCCTGCGGGTCGTATCCCATCGGCGACCCGGCCCAGCCCGGCACCATCCTCGGCCCGGTGATCGACGCCGACGCGCAGAAGAAAATCCTCGGCATAATCGAACAGGGCAAAAAGGAGGCGAAGCTCGCCTTCCAAGGCACCGCACCCGCCGAAGGCTACTTTGTGCCGGCGACCGTCTTCGTGAACGTAAAGCCGGAGCACAGCATCGCCCGCGAGGAGATCTTCGGGCCGGTCGTCGCCGTCCTCCGCGCCAAGAACCTCGACGAGGCCTTCGCCCTCGTGAACGGCACTGACTACGCCCTCACCGGCGGCCTCTTCTCCCGCAGCCCGAAGGCCTTGGAGCGCGCCCAAAACGAGATGCTCGTCGGCAACCTCTACCTCAACCGCGCCTGCACCGGCGCCATCGTCGAGCGCCACCCGTTCGGCGGCTTCAAGATGTCCGGGGGCGGCACCAAGGCCGGCGGCAAGGGTTATCTCGAGAATTTCCTCTTCCCCCGCTCGGTCGCCGAGAACGTCATGCGCCGCGGCTTCACTCCCCCGGAGGAAGCCTGA
- a CDS encoding Nramp family divalent metal transporter yields MPPPRSLGGVLRQLGPGLIISAVIVGSGELIVTPKLGAEAGFKLLWFIILGCLLKVFVQIELGRHAVLRGQTTLASLNTLPGPRAVVSWVLWLWLAMYLSLVFQVAGMVGGVARVFALGGMTLPINLLAVLIGGSCAVLLVVGRYKLVENLSTAFVALFTLATLIAVGLLQKTTYAVTGAQLASGFTLGLPDKLVTAFAAFGIIGVGASELIYYPYWCLEKGYAKNIGPDDGTAAWRENAKGWLKIMRLDAWVSFGLYTSTTLAFYLLGAAILYAKNVKVENSQMIETLSLMYREVFGEWSFWMFLVGAFAVLYSTIFGATASNARLAVDALDLFKIKRYRDSAERLRWLKYMCVALPVAFTTVFMLVGAPVSLVFIGAVGQGLMLPFLAGAAIYYHFTNPHRDLRAGRFSVVSLIIASTLMAALGLYQVISALRG; encoded by the coding sequence ATGCCGCCGCCCCGTTCGCTGGGCGGCGTCCTGCGCCAACTCGGCCCCGGCCTGATCATCAGCGCGGTGATCGTCGGCTCCGGTGAGCTGATTGTCACCCCCAAGCTCGGGGCGGAGGCCGGGTTCAAGCTGCTTTGGTTCATCATCCTGGGCTGCCTGCTGAAGGTTTTCGTGCAGATCGAGCTCGGCCGCCATGCCGTGCTGCGCGGCCAGACGACCCTGGCGTCGCTCAATACCCTGCCCGGTCCGCGGGCGGTGGTTTCGTGGGTGCTCTGGCTGTGGCTGGCGATGTACCTGTCGCTCGTCTTCCAGGTGGCGGGGATGGTGGGCGGGGTGGCGCGCGTCTTTGCGCTCGGCGGGATGACTCTCCCGATCAACCTGCTGGCGGTGCTGATCGGCGGGAGCTGCGCCGTGCTGCTCGTGGTCGGGCGGTACAAGCTGGTGGAAAACCTGTCCACGGCGTTCGTGGCCCTATTTACCCTCGCGACGCTGATTGCGGTCGGGCTGCTGCAGAAGACCACCTACGCCGTGACCGGCGCGCAGCTGGCCTCCGGCTTCACCCTGGGTCTGCCGGACAAGTTGGTCACCGCGTTCGCGGCCTTCGGCATCATCGGCGTCGGTGCGTCGGAGCTGATCTATTATCCCTATTGGTGCCTCGAGAAAGGCTACGCGAAGAACATCGGGCCGGATGACGGCACCGCGGCCTGGCGGGAGAACGCCAAAGGGTGGCTGAAGATCATGCGCCTGGATGCCTGGGTCTCCTTCGGCCTCTACACGAGCACTACGCTGGCGTTTTACCTGCTCGGTGCAGCGATTCTGTACGCGAAGAACGTGAAAGTGGAGAACTCGCAGATGATCGAGACCCTGTCGCTCATGTATCGCGAGGTCTTCGGCGAATGGAGCTTCTGGATGTTCCTGGTTGGCGCGTTTGCGGTGCTCTACTCAACGATCTTCGGGGCGACGGCCTCCAATGCGCGCCTGGCGGTCGACGCGCTGGATCTCTTCAAGATCAAGCGTTACCGGGACAGCGCCGAGCGACTGCGCTGGTTGAAATACATGTGCGTGGCGCTGCCGGTGGCGTTCACGACGGTGTTCATGCTGGTCGGCGCCCCGGTCAGCCTCGTCTTCATCGGCGCGGTGGGGCAGGGGCTGATGCTGCCGTTCCTCGCGGGGGCGGCCATCTACTATCACTTCACCAACCCACACCGCGACCTGCGGGCCGGCCGGTTCTCCGTCGTCAGCCTGATCATCGCCTCCACCTTGATGGCCGCCCTGGGCCTCTACCAGGTCATCAGCGCCTTGCGGGGGTGA
- a CDS encoding solute symporter family protein: MHALSLPLASMFGGVDPWIFSFSFITVVVTVWMGFRSAKTSKTASDFFVAGRSVSVGWNASAISGEYLSAASFMGVAGMVMSSGYDALWYPVCYACGYLFLLLFIAGPLRRFGAYTIPDFAEGRFDSPLFRKIAVCFVLFIGFFYTMPQMKGAGTTLAYIFPGMPYWGGVVLVGAVITLNVALGGMKGITLVQAVQYWIKMFAICVPIFVVMSVYGFYGKHLAANDGRDPAALVAGVTAGDEVQRQPLTAKAPADTAWISPFGPLTTKAAKAAGLSDEAAKPYSLLYTYSLIIALVCGTAGLPHILVRFYTNPDGVAAKKTTMWVMILIGVFYVFPPVFGVIGRNLMPELYAATGAKGTDKVVLELPRMVGGLWGSILSGITCAGAFAAFMSTFSGLLVSMTGALAHDVYGRILRPKSTPAERMFMFKVSAVIIGAVAIALGSQVEQLQINFMVGQAFAIAAASYFPLLFMSVWWRGMTMQGAATGMLGGGLAALACTTIINLSDLKVVNLAEFWKANPLLRILCEQPAIWTVPLAIGLMIVVSKLTAVRVPADIRMKMLVLHAPEKLGLKQEYIQEHQTGMGH, translated from the coding sequence ATGCATGCCCTGTCATTGCCCCTCGCCAGCATGTTTGGCGGCGTCGATCCGTGGATCTTCAGCTTCTCGTTCATCACCGTCGTGGTGACGGTCTGGATGGGCTTCCGGTCCGCCAAGACCTCCAAGACGGCCAGCGATTTCTTTGTCGCCGGCCGCTCGGTCTCCGTGGGCTGGAACGCCTCGGCGATCTCCGGCGAGTACCTGTCCGCCGCCTCCTTCATGGGCGTGGCCGGCATGGTGATGTCATCGGGCTATGACGCCCTGTGGTACCCGGTGTGTTACGCCTGCGGTTACCTGTTCCTGCTCCTTTTCATCGCCGGGCCGCTGCGCCGGTTCGGTGCCTACACGATTCCGGACTTCGCCGAGGGCCGGTTTGATTCGCCGCTCTTCCGCAAGATCGCCGTGTGCTTCGTCCTTTTCATCGGGTTCTTCTACACGATGCCGCAGATGAAGGGCGCGGGCACGACCCTCGCCTACATTTTCCCGGGCATGCCCTACTGGGGTGGGGTGGTGCTGGTCGGTGCGGTCATCACGCTCAACGTGGCGCTCGGCGGCATGAAGGGCATCACGCTGGTCCAGGCGGTCCAGTATTGGATCAAGATGTTTGCCATCTGCGTACCGATCTTCGTGGTGATGTCGGTCTACGGTTTCTACGGCAAACACCTCGCGGCGAATGACGGGCGGGATCCGGCCGCCCTCGTGGCCGGGGTGACGGCGGGCGACGAGGTCCAGCGCCAGCCGCTGACGGCCAAGGCGCCGGCGGACACCGCGTGGATCTCGCCCTTCGGCCCGCTCACGACCAAGGCGGCCAAGGCGGCCGGTTTGTCCGACGAGGCGGCGAAGCCCTATTCGCTGCTCTACACCTATTCGCTGATCATCGCGCTCGTGTGCGGCACGGCCGGCCTGCCGCACATCCTCGTGCGGTTCTACACCAACCCCGACGGCGTCGCGGCCAAGAAGACGACGATGTGGGTGATGATCCTGATCGGGGTCTTCTATGTGTTTCCGCCGGTCTTCGGCGTGATCGGGCGTAACCTCATGCCCGAGCTGTACGCCGCGACCGGGGCCAAGGGCACCGACAAGGTCGTGCTGGAACTGCCACGCATGGTGGGCGGCCTCTGGGGCAGCATCCTGAGCGGCATCACCTGCGCCGGAGCTTTCGCCGCGTTCATGAGCACCTTCAGCGGCCTGCTGGTCTCGATGACCGGTGCGTTGGCGCACGACGTCTACGGACGCATCCTGCGGCCGAAATCCACCCCGGCCGAGCGGATGTTCATGTTCAAGGTCTCCGCCGTCATCATCGGCGCGGTGGCCATCGCGCTCGGCTCGCAGGTCGAGCAACTGCAGATCAACTTCATGGTGGGCCAGGCCTTCGCCATCGCGGCGGCCAGTTATTTCCCGCTGCTCTTCATGAGCGTCTGGTGGCGCGGCATGACGATGCAGGGCGCGGCCACGGGCATGCTGGGCGGCGGCCTCGCGGCGCTGGCCTGCACGACGATCATCAACCTGAGCGACCTCAAGGTCGTGAACCTGGCGGAATTCTGGAAGGCCAACCCGCTGCTGCGCATCCTCTGCGAGCAGCCGGCCATCTGGACCGTGCCGCTGGCGATCGGCCTCATGATCGTCGTCTCCAAGCTGACGGCGGTGCGGGTGCCGGCCGACATCCGCATGAAGATGCTGGTCCTGCACGCGCCCGAGAAGCTCGGGCTCAAGCAGGAATACATCCAGGAGCACCAGACGGGCATGGGGCATTGA
- a CDS encoding DUF485 domain-containing protein translates to MPTPTPHDRVHSEEFLHTLMRRQLKLSIACAAAFLVVLLGLPLANYFAPGLMATRVFGFTLTWLILGVLFFPAVWAISWIFIKRSIWLEEDEVRQVKEGRTE, encoded by the coding sequence ATGCCCACCCCGACCCCCCACGACAGGGTGCACAGCGAGGAGTTTTTGCATACGCTGATGCGCCGGCAACTGAAGCTTTCCATCGCCTGTGCCGCCGCCTTTCTGGTGGTGTTGCTGGGCCTGCCGCTGGCGAATTATTTCGCGCCCGGCCTGATGGCGACCCGGGTCTTTGGTTTTACCCTGACCTGGCTGATCCTGGGCGTGCTGTTTTTTCCGGCGGTCTGGGCCATTTCCTGGATCTTCATCAAGCGCTCGATCTGGCTGGAAGAGGATGAGGTCCGGCAGGTGAAAGAAGGGAGGACCGAGTGA
- a CDS encoding HDOD domain-containing protein: protein MSLGRDTIITLGSKLPPALGIFGRLRGLLDQADGDLDEIVELLRVDPALTFQIIKLSNSAMYGLRSRSQSLDEAVARVGFGEIHQLVGLIVSRQVFQGDLMLYGIPAGRLWENAVAVGSLASAFAERAGGNAPAAYSAGLLRNLGKIILNNHSGGVTYPGEEAQPDVFGWEKAMHGTTAPEATAVLLDHWRFPVEIAGAVCTHPQPESAGEFSAGAATLHLACSFAATWGCALPGEVTRWRRDADLLAQVGIDPDLLEGAEADARRQFARFALLEWSQAA from the coding sequence ATGAGCCTGGGCCGCGATACCATCATCACTCTTGGCAGCAAGCTGCCGCCCGCCCTCGGCATCTTCGGCCGGTTGCGCGGGTTGCTGGACCAGGCGGACGGCGATCTCGACGAGATCGTGGAGCTGTTGCGCGTGGACCCGGCCCTGACCTTCCAGATCATCAAGCTCAGCAACAGCGCGATGTACGGGCTGAGGAGCCGCAGTCAGTCCTTGGACGAGGCCGTGGCCCGGGTGGGTTTTGGCGAGATCCACCAGCTCGTCGGCCTGATCGTCTCGCGCCAGGTGTTCCAGGGCGACCTGATGCTTTACGGGATTCCGGCCGGCCGGCTGTGGGAAAACGCGGTCGCGGTGGGTTCACTCGCCTCGGCCTTTGCCGAACGCGCGGGGGGCAATGCGCCGGCGGCGTATTCGGCGGGCCTGCTCCGCAACCTCGGCAAGATCATCCTCAACAACCACAGCGGCGGCGTGACCTATCCCGGTGAGGAGGCCCAGCCGGATGTTTTTGGGTGGGAAAAAGCCATGCATGGGACGACGGCCCCGGAGGCGACGGCGGTGCTGCTCGACCACTGGCGGTTCCCCGTCGAGATCGCCGGGGCGGTGTGCACCCACCCGCAGCCGGAAAGTGCGGGGGAGTTCAGTGCCGGGGCCGCGACCTTGCACCTCGCGTGCAGTTTCGCCGCGACCTGGGGTTGTGCGCTGCCGGGTGAAGTCACCCGCTGGCGGCGTGATGCGGACCTGCTCGCCCAGGTAGGCATCGACCCCGATCTGCTGGAAGGCGCCGAGGCGGATGCCCGGCGGCAGTTCGCCCGGTTTGCGCTGCTGGAGTGGTCGCAGGCAGCGTGA